In Streptococcus uberis, a single window of DNA contains:
- the lepA gene encoding translation elongation factor 4, with the protein MNSQELKNRQEKIRNFSIIAHIDHGKSTLADRILEKTETVSSREMQAQLLDSMDLERERGITIKLNAIELNYTAKDGETYILHLIDTPGHVDFTYEVSRSLAACEGAVLVVDAAQGIEAQTLANVYLALDNDLEILPVINKIDLPAADPERVRQEIEDVIGLDASEAVLASAKAGIGIEEILEQIVEKVPAPSGDVDAPLQALIFDSVYDAYRGVILQVRIINGVVKPGDKIQMMSNGKSFDVTEVGIFTPKAIGRDFLATGDVGYIAASIKTVADTRVGDTVTLANNPASEPLDGYKQMNPMVFAGLYPIESNKYNDLREALEKLQLNDASLQFEPETSQALGFGFRCGFLGLLHMDVIQERLEREFNIDLIMTAPSVVYHINTTDGEMLAVSNPSEFPDPTKVDSIEEPYVKAQIMVPQEFVGAVMELAQRKRGDFVTMDYIDDNRVNVIYQIPLAEIVFDFFDKLKSSTRGYASFDYEISEYRKSQLVKMDILLNGDKVDALSFIVHREFAYERGKLIVEKLKKIIPRQQFEVPIQAAIGQKIVARSDIKALRKNVLAKCYGGDVSRKRKLLEKQKAGKKRMKAIGSVEVPQEAFLSVLSMDEDTKK; encoded by the coding sequence ATGAACAGTCAAGAACTCAAAAATAGACAAGAGAAAATCAGAAATTTCTCCATCATCGCCCATATTGACCATGGTAAATCAACTTTGGCCGACCGTATTTTGGAGAAGACCGAAACGGTTTCGTCACGGGAGATGCAGGCTCAATTGTTAGACTCTATGGATTTAGAGCGCGAGCGTGGGATTACCATCAAACTAAATGCTATTGAACTCAATTACACCGCAAAAGATGGTGAAACCTACATTTTGCACCTAATTGACACACCAGGGCACGTTGACTTCACCTATGAAGTTTCTCGTTCTTTAGCTGCCTGTGAAGGGGCTGTTTTGGTGGTTGATGCTGCGCAAGGGATAGAAGCTCAGACACTGGCTAATGTTTATTTAGCCTTAGACAATGATTTGGAAATTTTACCAGTGATTAACAAGATTGACTTGCCAGCTGCAGACCCAGAGCGCGTGCGTCAGGAAATTGAAGACGTGATAGGGCTAGACGCTTCGGAAGCAGTTCTGGCCTCAGCAAAAGCTGGTATCGGTATTGAAGAAATATTAGAGCAAATCGTGGAAAAAGTTCCAGCACCAAGTGGGGATGTCGATGCGCCACTACAAGCCTTGATTTTTGATTCGGTCTACGATGCCTACCGTGGGGTTATTTTACAAGTCCGCATCATCAATGGTGTGGTTAAACCTGGCGATAAAATCCAAATGATGTCTAATGGCAAAAGCTTTGATGTAACAGAAGTAGGTATTTTCACACCAAAAGCCATTGGTCGTGATTTCTTAGCGACTGGTGATGTTGGTTATATTGCTGCCTCAATTAAAACGGTTGCGGATACCCGTGTTGGAGATACGGTGACATTAGCTAATAATCCTGCTTCAGAACCATTGGACGGTTACAAGCAGATGAACCCTATGGTTTTTGCCGGTCTTTATCCGATTGAGTCTAATAAATACAATGATTTACGCGAAGCTTTGGAAAAACTGCAATTAAATGATGCCAGCTTGCAATTTGAACCTGAAACCTCTCAGGCCTTAGGCTTTGGCTTCCGTTGTGGTTTCTTAGGTCTTTTACACATGGATGTTATTCAAGAGCGTCTGGAGCGTGAGTTTAATATTGATTTAATTATGACGGCTCCGTCGGTTGTTTATCATATCAACACCACAGACGGTGAGATGCTTGCTGTTTCCAATCCATCAGAATTTCCAGATCCAACAAAAGTGGATTCTATTGAGGAGCCTTATGTTAAGGCACAAATCATGGTGCCCCAAGAGTTTGTAGGTGCGGTTATGGAATTGGCACAGCGCAAGCGTGGGGATTTTGTGACCATGGATTATATTGATGATAACCGTGTTAATGTCATATATCAGATTCCATTGGCTGAGATTGTCTTTGATTTCTTTGACAAGTTAAAATCATCAACTCGTGGTTATGCCAGCTTTGATTATGAGATTTCAGAATACCGTAAATCTCAGTTGGTTAAAATGGATATTCTCTTAAATGGTGATAAAGTTGATGCTTTGAGCTTTATTGTTCATAGAGAATTCGCCTATGAGCGTGGTAAATTGATTGTTGAGAAATTAAAGAAAATTATTCCTCGTCAACAATTTGAAGTGCCTATTCAGGCGGCCATTGGTCAAAAAATTGTGGCCCGTTCTGACATCAAAGCTCTGCGTAAAAACGTATTGGCTAAATGTTATGGTGGTGACGTTTCACGTAAACGTAAATTGCTTGAAAAACAAAAAGCCGGTAAGAAACGGATGAAAGCTATTGGATCCGTTGAAGTTCCACAAGAAGCTTTCCTAAGTGTCCTTTCTATGGATGAAGATACTAAAAAATAA
- the ndk gene encoding nucleoside-diphosphate kinase: MEKTFFMIKPDGVRRGLIGEVLQRIERRGFTLDALQLVTPSREHLDEHYHQLKDKAFYPGLIDYMMSGPILIGVISGNEVIESWRTMMGKTNPKDAAPGTIRGDFAQAPDENGEMMNVVHGSDSRDSAKREIELWLGHLTAENK; the protein is encoded by the coding sequence ATGGAAAAAACATTTTTTATGATTAAGCCTGATGGCGTTCGTCGTGGTTTGATTGGAGAAGTGCTTCAACGCATTGAAAGAAGAGGGTTTACTCTTGATGCTTTGCAGCTAGTTACTCCGAGTCGTGAGCATTTGGATGAGCATTATCATCAATTGAAAGATAAAGCTTTTTATCCTGGTTTGATTGATTATATGATGAGTGGGCCAATTTTGATTGGTGTTATCTCAGGTAATGAAGTCATTGAGTCATGGCGAACTATGATGGGTAAAACCAATCCGAAAGATGCGGCGCCTGGTACCATCCGTGGTGACTTTGCTCAAGCACCAGATGAAAATGGCGAAATGATGAACGTGGTTCATGGTTCAGATTCTCGTGATTCAGCCAAAAGAGAAATAGAACTTTGGTTAGGTCATTTAACAGCTGAAAATAAATAA
- the csn2-St gene encoding CRISPR-associated protein Csn2-St, whose protein sequence is MKIHLSHPYYDNLGINLGQFTQIIGQNQQLKYYLWQLLIWYFDGKKYSEEDLSIFNQVEPLITKEDDPIKRNHFQIISIADIRDLSEQMIFKKGTASFDFLKNQFNRLDVAYDLETMNNYLEEIANHINNQLEIYFDEMKYHVEPNILTAEQLLNKHFSPYFEFQGKNLSFEYLDNKMKVILFLKMLESNLSKKTENVLVIFKNLDDYLSHNHFIDICQFLNDLCQKYSHFFCMVFPSNESYLYVTKENTEYINIISNQIESFYEFDFMYERFCQSYPTNDYPNEDQFLKLLQRNGSYLFSEEIGHFSLSVRDMVTIKILNTLYHFNDEVTFEIPHVNSMEIKYLINND, encoded by the coding sequence ATGAAGATTCATCTTTCTCATCCCTATTATGATAATTTGGGAATAAATCTTGGACAATTTACACAAATAATTGGTCAAAATCAACAATTAAAATATTATTTGTGGCAATTATTAATTTGGTATTTTGATGGAAAAAAATACAGTGAGGAAGACCTGTCAATTTTTAATCAAGTTGAACCGTTGATAACTAAAGAAGATGATCCGATAAAACGAAACCATTTCCAGATTATCTCAATTGCAGATATTCGAGATCTTTCGGAACAAATGATTTTTAAGAAGGGAACTGCCTCATTTGATTTTTTAAAAAATCAATTTAACAGACTTGATGTTGCTTATGACTTAGAAACAATGAACAACTATCTTGAGGAAATTGCAAATCATATAAATAATCAACTTGAAATATATTTTGATGAAATGAAATATCATGTTGAGCCTAATATATTAACAGCTGAACAGTTATTAAATAAGCATTTTAGTCCTTATTTTGAATTTCAAGGTAAAAATTTATCATTTGAATATTTGGATAACAAAATGAAAGTAATCCTGTTTTTAAAGATGTTAGAAAGCAATTTATCTAAAAAGACCGAAAATGTGTTGGTCATTTTTAAGAATTTGGATGATTATCTAAGTCATAACCACTTTATTGATATATGTCAGTTTTTAAACGATCTGTGTCAAAAATATTCTCATTTTTTCTGTATGGTATTTCCTTCAAATGAAAGTTATTTATACGTAACAAAAGAGAATACGGAATATATTAATATTATCTCAAATCAAATTGAATCCTTTTACGAATTTGACTTTATGTACGAAAGATTTTGTCAATCTTATCCAACTAATGATTATCCAAACGAAGATCAATTCTTAAAATTATTACAAAGAAATGGAAGTTATTTATTTAGTGAAGAAATAGGCCATTTTAGTTTGTCTGTAAGAGATATGGTAACTATCAAAATTTTAAACACGCTTTATCATTTTAATGATGAAGTAACTTTTGAAATTCCACATGTGAATTCTATGGAAATCAAATACCTAATTAATAATGATTGA
- the cas2 gene encoding CRISPR-associated endonuclease Cas2, with the protein MRYESMRLLCFFDLPMETNQQKRIYRNFRKELISNGFEMLQFSVYFRTCPNRSFASKFYKRLKVSNLPAGNVRLLAVTEKQFSEMVLIVGGRTRQEEVISDNKLVII; encoded by the coding sequence ATGAGGTATGAATCAATGAGATTATTATGCTTTTTTGATCTCCCTATGGAGACCAATCAGCAAAAACGAATTTATCGTAATTTCAGAAAAGAATTAATATCAAATGGATTTGAAATGTTACAGTTTTCGGTCTATTTTAGAACCTGTCCAAATCGAAGTTTTGCATCAAAGTTTTATAAACGATTAAAAGTCAGTAATTTGCCTGCCGGAAATGTCAGATTATTAGCTGTTACAGAAAAACAATTTTCAGAAATGGTGTTGATTGTTGGTGGAAGAACAAGGCAAGAAGAAGTGATTAGTGATAATAAGCTGGTGATTATATGA
- the cas1 gene encoding type II CRISPR-associated endonuclease Cas1, whose translation MTWRIIHINQSEKMHLKLDNLVVKKLGEEFTIPLSDISIVVAEGGDTVVTLRLLSAFSKYNIILVVCDNNHLPTGIFHAQNGHFHAFKRMKNQMAWSQIQKDKMWQIVTYFKINNQEDVLAMFEKDIKAIQLLSDYKNNIELGDKTNREGHAAKVYFNELFGKNFTRVTQEECDPINAGLNYGYAILRAQFARIVAGYGLNPMIGIFHRNEFNQFNLVDDLMEPFRQIVDIWVYYHLRDKEFLTYEYRLQLINLLNLKIQYGKEKCTVTNAIDRYVNGFVKCIEEKNNNKFFCPIVSSIELE comes from the coding sequence ATGACGTGGCGAATAATACATATAAATCAAAGTGAAAAGATGCATTTAAAGCTAGATAATTTGGTTGTAAAGAAACTAGGTGAAGAATTTACGATACCACTTAGTGACATTTCCATTGTAGTAGCAGAAGGTGGTGACACTGTCGTTACCTTAAGACTCCTTAGTGCATTTAGTAAATATAATATTATACTTGTAGTTTGTGATAATAATCATCTTCCCACAGGGATTTTTCATGCGCAGAATGGTCATTTCCACGCTTTTAAAAGGATGAAAAACCAAATGGCTTGGTCTCAAATTCAAAAAGATAAAATGTGGCAAATTGTGACATATTTTAAAATTAATAATCAAGAAGATGTCCTAGCAATGTTTGAGAAAGATATTAAGGCAATCCAATTATTATCAGACTATAAAAATAATATTGAGTTAGGAGATAAAACAAACCGAGAAGGTCATGCTGCAAAAGTCTATTTTAACGAGTTATTTGGTAAAAATTTTACACGAGTCACACAAGAGGAATGTGACCCTATCAATGCAGGTCTGAATTATGGGTATGCGATACTAAGAGCACAATTTGCAAGAATTGTCGCTGGGTATGGTCTAAATCCTATGATAGGAATCTTCCATAGAAATGAATTTAATCAATTTAATCTCGTTGACGATCTCATGGAGCCTTTTCGACAGATAGTTGACATTTGGGTCTATTATCATTTAAGAGACAAAGAATTTTTAACTTATGAATATCGTCTTCAATTGATAAATTTATTAAATTTAAAAATTCAATATGGAAAAGAAAAATGTACCGTTACCAATGCAATTGATAGATACGTAAATGGATTTGTAAAATGTATTGAGGAAAAAAATAATAATAAATTTTTTTGCCCAATTGTTTCGAGCATTGAATTGGAGTAG
- the cas9 gene encoding type II CRISPR RNA-guided endonuclease Cas9 (Cas9, originally named Csn1, is the large, multifunctional signature protein of type II CRISPR/Cas systems. It is well known even to general audiences because its RNA-guided endonuclease activity has made it a popular tool for custom editing of eukaryotic genomes.), whose product MTNGMILGLDIGVASVGVGIIEADSGKIVHASSRIFPSANADNNVDRRKFRGSRRLLRRKKHRVKRLQDLFDKYDIVTNFDNLNLNPYELRVKGLNEPLSNEELFASLRNITKHRGISYLDDGEDDSSGNGTEYAKAIELNQQLLKEKTPGQIQFDRLNQYGQLRGNFDIVDENGEIHHVINVFSTSSYRKEAEQILKKQSETNTSISTDFINDFIQLLISKRKYYHGPGNPKSRTDYGRYRTDGTDLDNIFDVLIGKCSFYPEEYRASKTSYTAQEFNFLNDLNNLTLPTETGKLSEQQKIDLVNWAKETKILGPKKLLQEIAKRNNCKFEDIRGYRLDNKDNPDMHVFDVYRKMNFDLETISVKDLSVDSLNQLARILTLNTEREGIEEAIKKLMPNQFTEKQMLELIAFRKSNSSIFGKGWHSLSIKLMKELIPELYHTSDEQMTILNRFGKFKLTKLDSKRTNYIDENSVTDEIYNPVVAKSVRQAIKIINASIKKWGDFDKIVIEMPRDKNEEEERKRIADGQKVNAKEKEQAEKHAAKLFNGKEELPSEVFHGYKELALRIRLWYQQDQKCLYSGKEITISDLIYNRELFEIDHILPLSLSFDDSLSNKVLVYCWANQEKGQRTPFQALDSMKSAWSYREFKNAILHNSKISRKKRDYFLTEQDISKIEVKQKFIERNLVDTRYASRTVLNVLQQSLKNLEKETKVSVVRGQFTSQLRRKWHIDKTRDTYHHHAVDALIIAASAKLRYWKKQGDILFENYLINRHVDRVTGEIQSDDSYKEEVFTPPYDGFVQTISNPGFEDEILFSYQVDSKVNRKISDATIYATRSAKLEKDKKEQTYVLGKIKDIYSQTGFENFLKIYNKDKSKFLIYQKDPETWEKIIEPILKNYREFDNKGKDIVNPFEKYRNDNGPICKYSRKGNGPEIKQFKYYDTVLGKYIEITPESSRNIVALRSLNPWRTDVYFNEKTLKYEFLGLKYSDLNIQNKEEYGISEENYQKIKKEEGVSEESIFKFTLYRNDLIIIKDLSKGKSQIFRFWSRTGKVNEKHKLELKPYNKSSFEKGESLEVIRNLYPSSNQFQEKLNKSDLSIYKLKTDILGNKFISKNENLFPKLIYKKIKRK is encoded by the coding sequence ATGACAAATGGGATGATATTAGGCTTGGATATAGGTGTAGCCTCTGTCGGTGTAGGCATTATTGAAGCTGATAGTGGAAAGATTGTTCACGCAAGTTCACGAATTTTTCCTTCAGCAAATGCCGATAATAATGTTGATAGAAGAAAATTCAGAGGAAGTAGAAGGCTTTTAAGAAGGAAAAAACATCGTGTAAAAAGACTTCAAGATTTGTTCGATAAATATGATATCGTTACGAATTTTGATAATTTAAATCTTAATCCATATGAATTGCGAGTTAAAGGTTTAAATGAACCACTTTCAAATGAGGAACTATTTGCCTCTTTAAGAAATATTACAAAACATAGAGGAATTTCATATTTAGATGATGGAGAAGATGATTCTTCTGGCAATGGGACTGAATATGCCAAGGCCATAGAACTTAATCAGCAATTGCTAAAAGAGAAAACTCCTGGCCAAATACAATTTGATCGCTTAAATCAATATGGGCAACTTAGAGGAAATTTTGATATTGTCGATGAAAATGGAGAAATACATCATGTCATTAATGTCTTTTCCACATCGTCATATCGAAAAGAAGCTGAGCAAATTTTAAAAAAACAAAGTGAAACCAATACTTCTATTTCTACTGATTTTATTAATGACTTTATCCAATTACTAATTTCAAAAAGAAAATATTATCACGGACCAGGCAATCCAAAATCTAGAACGGATTATGGACGATACAGAACCGACGGAACTGACTTGGATAACATTTTTGATGTATTAATTGGTAAATGTAGTTTTTATCCGGAAGAATATAGAGCTTCAAAAACATCCTATACCGCTCAAGAATTTAATTTTTTGAATGATTTGAATAATTTAACTTTGCCTACTGAAACTGGTAAATTAAGTGAACAACAAAAAATTGACTTGGTAAATTGGGCTAAGGAAACAAAAATTTTAGGTCCCAAAAAACTATTACAAGAAATTGCTAAAAGAAATAACTGTAAATTCGAAGATATTAGAGGTTATCGTCTTGATAATAAAGATAATCCTGACATGCATGTCTTTGATGTTTATCGTAAGATGAATTTTGACTTAGAAACAATTTCTGTAAAAGATTTATCTGTCGATAGTTTAAATCAATTGGCAAGGATTTTAACTCTAAATACAGAACGTGAAGGAATTGAAGAGGCTATTAAAAAACTCATGCCTAACCAATTTACTGAAAAACAAATGTTAGAGTTGATTGCATTTCGAAAATCAAATTCATCTATTTTTGGAAAAGGGTGGCATAGTCTTTCAATAAAACTAATGAAAGAATTAATTCCCGAATTATATCACACATCTGATGAACAGATGACGATATTGAATCGATTTGGTAAATTCAAATTAACTAAATTAGATTCTAAAAGAACTAATTATATTGATGAAAATTCTGTAACTGATGAAATATACAATCCTGTTGTAGCTAAATCAGTAAGACAGGCAATAAAAATAATTAATGCTTCAATAAAAAAATGGGGTGATTTTGATAAAATCGTGATTGAAATGCCTCGAGACAAAAACGAAGAAGAAGAACGTAAACGTATTGCAGATGGACAAAAAGTCAATGCAAAAGAGAAGGAACAAGCTGAGAAACATGCAGCCAAACTCTTTAATGGAAAAGAAGAATTACCTAGTGAAGTTTTCCATGGATATAAAGAACTTGCTCTTCGTATTAGACTCTGGTATCAACAAGATCAGAAATGTCTCTATTCTGGAAAAGAAATAACAATATCGGATTTAATTTACAATAGAGAGTTATTTGAAATTGACCATATACTTCCATTGTCATTGTCTTTTGATGATAGCTTATCGAATAAAGTTTTAGTATATTGTTGGGCAAATCAAGAAAAAGGTCAAAGAACCCCTTTTCAAGCATTAGATTCAATGAAGTCCGCATGGTCGTATAGAGAATTTAAAAATGCAATTTTGCACAATTCTAAAATAAGTAGAAAAAAAAGAGATTATTTTTTAACTGAACAAGATATCAGCAAAATTGAAGTGAAACAAAAATTTATTGAGAGAAACTTAGTTGATACTCGCTATGCTTCTAGAACAGTATTAAACGTGCTCCAACAATCTTTAAAAAATCTTGAAAAAGAAACCAAAGTGTCAGTTGTTAGAGGTCAATTTACTTCTCAATTACGTAGAAAATGGCATATCGATAAAACCAGAGACACATACCATCATCACGCAGTTGATGCTTTAATTATTGCTGCATCAGCTAAACTAAGGTACTGGAAAAAACAAGGAGATATCCTTTTTGAAAATTATTTAATTAATCGACATGTTGATAGAGTAACTGGCGAAATTCAATCAGATGATAGTTATAAAGAAGAGGTGTTTACACCTCCATATGATGGCTTTGTTCAAACAATTTCTAATCCTGGGTTTGAAGACGAAATTCTGTTTTCATATCAAGTTGATTCAAAAGTAAATCGTAAAATTTCTGATGCAACAATTTATGCAACAAGAAGTGCAAAACTTGAAAAAGATAAAAAAGAACAAACATACGTTTTAGGAAAAATTAAAGATATATATAGTCAAACTGGATTTGAAAATTTTCTTAAGATATATAATAAGGATAAAAGTAAGTTTTTAATTTACCAAAAAGATCCAGAAACATGGGAGAAAATCATTGAACCGATTTTAAAGAATTATCGAGAATTCGATAATAAAGGAAAAGATATTGTAAATCCATTTGAAAAATATCGAAATGACAACGGTCCTATTTGCAAGTATTCTCGGAAAGGAAATGGTCCTGAAATTAAACAATTTAAATATTATGATACTGTTTTAGGAAAATATATTGAAATAACTCCTGAATCAAGTCGGAATATTGTCGCACTCAGATCGTTAAATCCTTGGAGAACAGATGTATATTTCAATGAAAAAACTCTGAAATATGAATTTCTTGGTTTGAAATATTCAGATCTTAATATTCAAAATAAAGAGGAATATGGGATTTCTGAAGAAAATTATCAGAAAATAAAAAAAGAAGAAGGGGTCTCAGAAGAATCGATCTTTAAGTTTACACTATATAGAAATGATTTAATAATTATTAAAGATTTATCAAAAGGAAAAAGTCAGATTTTTAGATTTTGGTCAAGGACTGGAAAAGTTAATGAAAAACATAAATTAGAACTTAAACCATATAATAAGTCTTCATTTGAAAAAGGTGAAAGTTTAGAAGTAATAAGAAATTTATATCCATCTTCAAATCAATTTCAAGAAAAACTTAACAAAAGTGATTTATCAATTTATAAATTAAAAACAGATATACTTGGGAATAAATTTATCTCAAAAAATGAAAATTTATTTCCTAAATTAATTTATAAAAAAATCAAAAGAAAATAA
- a CDS encoding TIGR01906 family membrane protein encodes MADKIRLLLLWLCLLAFSVLVTIYGAWLFYSIEVDLLKINHVVYMTKSSILYNFNGLMDYLTNPFRTQLTFASFAASKEGLAHFKDVKGLFHLTQVIFILSLYPSCRFLKTIRKAKAWQLYRHNFLLALLLPLIIALFAYLIGFDHFFILFHHILFPGKTNWSFDPLTDPIIWILPETFFMHCFIGFLVVYEAVFGILLFKSKINK; translated from the coding sequence ATGGCAGACAAAATCAGATTGTTGCTCTTGTGGCTCTGCCTTTTGGCTTTTTCAGTCTTGGTCACTATTTATGGGGCTTGGTTATTCTATTCAATAGAAGTGGACTTGCTTAAGATAAATCATGTGGTCTACATGACCAAATCATCAATCCTCTATAATTTTAATGGCCTCATGGATTATCTCACTAATCCTTTCAGAACACAACTGACATTCGCCAGTTTCGCAGCTTCTAAAGAAGGCTTAGCCCATTTTAAAGATGTTAAAGGGCTTTTTCACCTCACACAAGTGATTTTCATCCTAAGTCTTTATCCCAGCTGCCGCTTTCTGAAAACAATCAGAAAAGCCAAAGCCTGGCAACTATACCGCCATAACTTCCTTTTAGCCCTCTTGCTGCCCTTAATCATTGCTCTATTTGCCTATCTCATCGGATTTGATCACTTTTTCATTCTTTTTCATCACATCCTCTTCCCAGGCAAAACCAACTGGTCCTTTGACCCCCTCACCGACCCCATCATCTGGATACTCCCCGAAACCTTCTTCATGCACTGTTTCATCGGATTTCTAGTGGTGTATGAGGCGGTGTTTGGAATCCTTTTATTTAAGAGTAAAATAAATAAATAA